The DNA region ACAATCATGAAACTTCGATACTGGGTCATTCTCGGCAGCACCTTCTTCTTCACCCAAACACCCCTCGCTGCGGAAATTAAAGGGCAGTCAACTCTTCCACAATTACCGCTAGCAATCGCTCAAAATGAAAGCGAACCAGTAGAGCCTGCTACAGAGAAGAATCCTTCTACAACAGAAGTGAGCGACACAGCACGTCTCGAAGCAATTCAGTTTTATAACGATGGTGTTGATAAACTGACCAGCGGTGATTTTAATGGGGCGATCGCCGCCTTTACCGCCTCCCTCGAACTTGACCCAACCGATGCTGATGCATTTTATAATCGCGGCTATAGCCACCATGTTTTAGGGGATTTTCAAGCAGCCTTTGACGACTACGGCCAAGCGACAGAGCTCAATCCCGAATTTGCCGATGCCTACGGCAACCGTTGCTACGCAGCCTATTTATTAAAAAACTACGATGCGGCTCTAGAAAATTGTGAAGCGGCGATCGCCCTCACCCAAGCTAACCCAGACTTTTTTATCAATCGCGGCAATACCTACGACGACCTAGCCGTCATCGCTTCAGAAAATGGCAACACCACACTAGCAAGCCAACACCACGAACAGGCGATCGCTGATTATGACACCGCTATTAGCCTTCAGCCAGACCATGCCAAGGCCTATTACAACCGCGCCCTAGCCTACAATCGCATTAGTGACCACCAGGCCGCCGTTCGCGACTACAATGCCAGCATTGAACGCCGCAGCGACTTTGCCGAAGCCTACTTCAACCGCGGTATTTCCCACTATCAACTAGACAACACAGAACAGGCGATCGCCGACCTTACCAAAGCCGCAGAAATTTTCGGCCAACAAAACCAAATCGAGAACCAAGCCCAAGCCCTCGAACTCCTCGATACCATCCAGCCCTAACAAAAACCGAAGGCCTCCGATAAAATAGCAAGTAAATATTGTTAACAATCGTGGCGCACCCTAAGATAAATAAATTGTCGAGCCACACCAAGGAGAATAGAAAAGCGCATGGGTAGAGTAGTCGGCATCGATCTCGGAACAACTAATTCCGTTGTCGCAGTAATGGAAGGCAGCAAACCCATTGTTATTGCCAACTCAGAAGGCACAAGAACAACCCCATCCGTCGTTGGCTTCAACAAAGACGGCGAACTCCTTGTCGGGCAAATGGCTCGGCGACAATCAGTCCTCAATCCCCAGAACACCTACTACGGTGTCAAACGCTTTATGGGGAGACGATACGCAGAACTAACCCCAGAATCAAAACAAGTTCCCTACACCATCCGCCGCACCGAAGAAGACACCATTAAAATTCGTTGTCCCCGCCTCCGCCAAGAATTTGCCGCCGAAGAAATCTCCGCAAAAATTATTCGCCGCCTAGCAGACGAAGCCGAACGTTACCTAGGCGAAGAAGTTACCGGAGCCGTGATCACCGTGCCCGCCTACTTCAACGATTCCCAACGCCAAGCCACCCGCGATGCCGGACGCATTGCTGGCCTAGAAGTACTCCGGATTCTCAATGAACCGACAGCAGCCGCTCTAGCCTACGGCCTCGAACAAAAAGAAAGCTCTTCCATTCTTGTCTTTGACCTAGGAGGCGGCACCTTCGACGTGTCCGTCCTTGAAGTGGGCGACGGCATCTTCGAAGTCAAATCCACCAGTGGCGATACCCAGCTTGGTGGTAATGACTTTGATCGCAAAATTGTCGATTGGCTAGCAGAACAGTTCCTCGAAGCCGAAGGCATTGATCTCCGCAAAGACCGTCAGTCATTACAGCGCCTCACCGAAGCAGCAGAAAAAGCAAAAATTGAGCTGTCTGGCGTTACAACGACGGAAATTAATCTTCCCTTTATTACCGCCACAGAGGATGGCCCAAAGCATTTAGAAACCCAGCTTGACCGTGCCACCTTTGAAAGTCTTAGTGGCGAATTAGTTAGCCGCCTACGCCGTCCCATTAAACGTGCGTTACAGGATGCGGGCATTAGTCCGGTACAAATCCGAGAAGTTGTCCTTGTGGGCGGCTCTACGCGTATTCCGCTGGTGCAGGGTTTAGTGCGGAGCTTTATTGACCGGGAGCCAAACCAAAATGTCAATCCCGATGAAGTCGTGGCAGTGGGTGCGGCGATTCAGGCGGGCATTCTTGGGGGCGAAGTTAAGGATATTCTTTTGCTCGATGTAACACCCCTTTCCCTTGGTCTAGAAACCATTGGTGGGGTAATGAAAAAGCTCATTCCGAGAAATACCACTATTCCAGTCCGGCGCTCTGACATTTTTTCCACTGGCGAAAATAATCAAACAGTCGTTGAAATTCACGTGATGCAGGGTGAGCGGGAAATGGCGCAGGGAAATAAATCCCTTGGTCGGTTTAAATTAACGGGTATTCCTCCAGCACCTCGCGGTGTGCCTCAAGTTCAGGTGTCCTTTGATATTGATGCCAATGGTATTTTGCAGGTGGCGGCACGGGATAAAACCACTGGTCGTGAGCAAAGTATTACGGTACAGGGTTCTTCGACGCTGACTGATGCTGAAGTGAACCGGATGATGCAAAATGCGGAACAGTTTGCCCAGCAGGATCGTGAGCGCCGTGAAAAAGTCGAAAAGCGTAATCGGGCCAAGGCGTTAACGGATCAGGCTTCGAGAAGATTAAAGGAAGTTACCCTTGATTTTGGTAGTCAGTTTGCTAGCTACTATCGCCGTCGTATTGAAAGCTTATCCCAAGAAATTTTGGAAGGCCTCAAGCAAAATGACGATCGCCGCCTAGATCGTGCCCAGGCAGATTTACAGGATGCTTTGTATGAGCTGAACCGCGAAGTGCGGATGCAATACGAAGATGAGGATGAATCCTTCTTTAGCACCATCAAGAAAACTTTTATTGGTGACGATGAGGATGATGACTATTATTATGATTCTCGTCAGGCTTCGCGACCCGGTTCTGGTGGTTATAGCACAGGTTATGGGGCAGGACGTGGCGATTATGACTATGATGAACCGCGGCAGCCCCAGCGCAATCAAGGCTATGAGTATGATCGGCGATCGCCCCAAAGACAGCAGCCCCCTGGCCGGGATTATAACTATGGGGCAGCCAATCCACCGCGCCAAAACTACAGTGGCAATCAACCGACTAATGACAACAGTTATGGCAATGGTGCAGCGCCGCGCCGTCGCCCAGCAGATCGTCCAGACCCCCGTCGCCCCAAGCCTTCTGCGAGAGACCCCTACGAACAAAGAAATGTCTCCCGCAAGTACTACAGCGAAGGTAAAGGTCGCAATATTCCCTACGAAAATGACTGGGATGAAGATGACGAGTGGTTTTAAACCCTTGTTTTCGGAGTTAATTCCGGCATAATGAACAACACATAACTTAATCGTGCGTCATTCTATCTGGAGAGCTCTCTCTACTCTGTCGCCTAAATATGAACAATTTGCGTAACTATTATGAAATTTTAGGCGTTCCTCGGAATGCTTCGAGTGATGAGATTAAGCAGGCATTTCGTCGATTAGCGCGTCGCTATCACCCTGATGTCAATCCGGGCGATAAGGTTGCTGAGGAAAAATTTAAGGACATCAATGAGGCCTACGAAATTCTCTCCGATGATGGGCGGCGATCGCAATACGACCAGTTCAGTCGCGCCGTAGGCAATAAATACAGCCGTCCCGGTTTTAGTCGTACACCCAACCGTAATAAGCGCAACGATTTTAGTCAGTTCGCCAATATTGGCAGCGTGAATCCCTTTGGCGATAAGAAACGTCAAACAACTCAGCAAACCCAAGCCCGTGTTAGGACGAGCAATTACGACGATTACCGTCCCGGCACAACCAAAACCACAAAAGTTGCCACACCAAAGCCACCATCTAGGCGTGATGTGGAAGCACGGTTAACGCTCCCCCTTGAAAAGGCCTATCGGGGTGGTCGTGAAAGAATTCGTCTAGAAGATGGGCGATCGCTGGAAGTAGAGATGCCTCCCCATATGGTGGATGGGCAACGCATTCGGCTGCGGAACCAAGGCATTAATGGCGGCGATCTTTATCTCAAAATCACGGTGGCGCGTCACCCATTTTTTGATATCCAAGGCGCAGATATTTATTGCCAATTACCCCTAAGCCCGACTGAAGCGATTTTGGGTGGTTCCATCGAGATTCCGACCATTGATGGTCTAGTCAAAATGACTGTGCCCAACGGCGTAAAAGCTGGGCAAAGACTACGTTTGGCAAATAAAGGCTATCCCCGCAGTTCTGGAAATCGTGGTGATCAGTTTGTGGAAGTACAAATTGTCTTGCCCGTGGAAATCACGCCTGAAGAAAAAGCTTTGTATGAAAAATTGCGGGAAGTGGAAAGTTTTAATCCGCGCAAAGATATTTACCAGTATTCCTAAATGCTTAATCAGGGCTGGATTTATGGCGATCGCCCCAAACGTTGCCATGTCGGTTTAACGGTACTGGATTTTTATAGTCAAAATTATCGCCATTCCAGTCGTACAAAATGGTCAGAACGCATCGCTCAAGGGCAAATTTTTGTCGATGGGCAACCTGCCAAAGCAGAACAACTTATAGAAAAAAATCAACGGCTTGCCTACCACCGCGAACCTTGGGAAGAGCCAGACGCACCGTTAGATTATGAGATTGTTCACGCAGAAGAAGATTTTTTGATTATTGATAAACCCTCTGGATTACCTGTATTACCCGGCGGTTTTTTTCTGGAAAATACGCTACTCCATCAGCTCCGCAAGCATTTTCCGAATGAAACGCCTATTCCAATTCATCGCTTGGGGCGAGGTACATCCGGACTCATGATCCTAGGGCGATCGCCCCTCGGCAAACAGCACTTGAGCCAGCAAATCCGCCTACACAAAATCACCAAGATTTACCGTGCCCTCATTCCCGCAGGCGACTATCCAGACCAGCTCACCATTACCACCCCCATCGGTAAAGTCCCCCATCCAGTTATTGGTAAACTCCACGCCGTTCATCCCGAGGGCAAACCGTCCCACAGTGAAATGACCGTACTCGAACGCCATCCCGAAACATCTTTAGTCGCAGTCAATATTAAAACGGGACGACCTCACCAAATTCGCATTCACATGGCGGCGATCGGTTTTCCACTACTCGGCGATCCACTCTATGCACCAGGTGGTCTGCCAAAAATCGCTACTCCTCCTGAAAAAACAGCTTTACCCGGCGATTGTGGCTATTTCTTGCACGCCACTGAACTCAAGTTTCTTCATCCAAAAACCCTAAAAACACAGTCGTTTTACAGCCCGCCGCAGTTCAACTCTCAAGAAATCGCCGAGAAATTTCGGAAAACATGAGCGATCGCCGAAGAAATTCGTCCAGAATTGTAACTACAATGTAATTACTTTTTGCAATTAAAAGACTATGAGCGAAGCTATCAAAACACGCCTCGTCAAAATTGGGAATTCCCAAGGGATCCGGATTCCAAAACTTTTGTTGGAGCAAAGTGGTATTCGCGATGATGTGGAAATCCAAGTGTATGAAGGCCAACTGATTATTCGTCCGGTGAAGTCAGTTCGTGAGGGATGGGAAGATGCGTTTCAAACAATGCACGACAACCGGGATGACGCTCTAGTAGACGAAGTGACAGAAACACTTTGGGAGTCCGATGAATGGGAATGGCAGTAAATCGGTTTGATGTTTTTCTCGTGAACCTTGATCCCACAGTTGGCAGTGAAATCAAAAAAACACGTCCTTGCCTCATTATTTCTCCAGATGAGATGAACCGAAAAATTGCAACAGTGATTATTGCGCCGATGACGACCAGAGGTCGCACCTACCCAACCCGTGTTAGCTGTAGGTTTCAAGGAAAAAGTGGACAAATTATTCTTGATCAAATTAGAACAATCGATAAAACTCGCCTAGTTAAGAAACTAGGTAAAATTACGACGACGACCCAACAACAGGTGCTATCGATTCTTGCTGAATTATTTGCACCATAAACAAACTCATCGAAACCTTTCAGGGTCGATAGAATAAATGCTGGATAAATCAATATTTAAACTTCATGGCAGACATCAAAATCGGGATTATCGGTGGTAGCGGACTCTACAAAATGGAAGCGCTACAGGACGTTGAAGAGATTGCGATAGAAACTCCATTTGGTGACCCCAGCGACAAATTTGTAACGGGAACCCTTGATGGCACACCAGTCGTTTTCTTACCTCGCCACGGTCGCGGCCACCATCTTTTACCCACAGAACTCCCTTTTCGCGCCAATATCTATGCCCTGAAAACTCTCGGTGTTGAATACATTATTTCGGCCTCTGCGGTAGGTTCCCTTAAGGCAGAATGTAAGCCTGTTGATATGGTGATTCCGGATCAGTTTATTGATCGCACCCGCCACCGCACTGACACTTTTTTCGGAGAAGGGATTGTCGCTCACATTGCTTTCGGTGATCCGATTTGCCTAGACCTAGCAAAAGTCTTGGGAGATGCGGTCGAAGAATCAAAGTTAGAAGGTGTGGATTTGCATCGCGGTGGAACTTATATATGTATGGAAGGCCCGGCATTTTCGACAAAAGCCGAGTCAAATCTCTACCGGAGCTGGGGCGCAAGTATTATCGGCATGACCAATCTTCAGGAAGCAAAATTGGCACGGGAAGCAGAAATCGCCTATGCCACTCTGGCTTTAGTGACAGACTATGATTGCTGGCATCCGGATCACGATAGTGTGACGGTTGAAATGGTGATCGGCAATCTCCAGAAAAATGCGATGAATGCTCAAAAAGTAATTCGTTCAGTCGTGGCAAAACTCGCGACGAACCCACCAAAATCTGTTGCCCACGATGCATTAAAGTACGCAATCCTCACACCAAAGGACAA from [Limnothrix rosea] IAM M-220 includes:
- a CDS encoding tetratricopeptide repeat protein; this translates as MKLRYWVILGSTFFFTQTPLAAEIKGQSTLPQLPLAIAQNESEPVEPATEKNPSTTEVSDTARLEAIQFYNDGVDKLTSGDFNGAIAAFTASLELDPTDADAFYNRGYSHHVLGDFQAAFDDYGQATELNPEFADAYGNRCYAAYLLKNYDAALENCEAAIALTQANPDFFINRGNTYDDLAVIASENGNTTLASQHHEQAIADYDTAISLQPDHAKAYYNRALAYNRISDHQAAVRDYNASIERRSDFAEAYFNRGISHYQLDNTEQAIADLTKAAEIFGQQNQIENQAQALELLDTIQP
- the dnaK gene encoding molecular chaperone DnaK — translated: MGRVVGIDLGTTNSVVAVMEGSKPIVIANSEGTRTTPSVVGFNKDGELLVGQMARRQSVLNPQNTYYGVKRFMGRRYAELTPESKQVPYTIRRTEEDTIKIRCPRLRQEFAAEEISAKIIRRLADEAERYLGEEVTGAVITVPAYFNDSQRQATRDAGRIAGLEVLRILNEPTAAALAYGLEQKESSSILVFDLGGGTFDVSVLEVGDGIFEVKSTSGDTQLGGNDFDRKIVDWLAEQFLEAEGIDLRKDRQSLQRLTEAAEKAKIELSGVTTTEINLPFITATEDGPKHLETQLDRATFESLSGELVSRLRRPIKRALQDAGISPVQIREVVLVGGSTRIPLVQGLVRSFIDREPNQNVNPDEVVAVGAAIQAGILGGEVKDILLLDVTPLSLGLETIGGVMKKLIPRNTTIPVRRSDIFSTGENNQTVVEIHVMQGEREMAQGNKSLGRFKLTGIPPAPRGVPQVQVSFDIDANGILQVAARDKTTGREQSITVQGSSTLTDAEVNRMMQNAEQFAQQDRERREKVEKRNRAKALTDQASRRLKEVTLDFGSQFASYYRRRIESLSQEILEGLKQNDDRRLDRAQADLQDALYELNREVRMQYEDEDESFFSTIKKTFIGDDEDDDYYYDSRQASRPGSGGYSTGYGAGRGDYDYDEPRQPQRNQGYEYDRRSPQRQQPPGRDYNYGAANPPRQNYSGNQPTNDNSYGNGAAPRRRPADRPDPRRPKPSARDPYEQRNVSRKYYSEGKGRNIPYENDWDEDDEWF
- a CDS encoding DnaJ C-terminal domain-containing protein — its product is MNNLRNYYEILGVPRNASSDEIKQAFRRLARRYHPDVNPGDKVAEEKFKDINEAYEILSDDGRRSQYDQFSRAVGNKYSRPGFSRTPNRNKRNDFSQFANIGSVNPFGDKKRQTTQQTQARVRTSNYDDYRPGTTKTTKVATPKPPSRRDVEARLTLPLEKAYRGGRERIRLEDGRSLEVEMPPHMVDGQRIRLRNQGINGGDLYLKITVARHPFFDIQGADIYCQLPLSPTEAILGGSIEIPTIDGLVKMTVPNGVKAGQRLRLANKGYPRSSGNRGDQFVEVQIVLPVEITPEEKALYEKLREVESFNPRKDIYQYS
- a CDS encoding RluA family pseudouridine synthase, encoding MLNQGWIYGDRPKRCHVGLTVLDFYSQNYRHSSRTKWSERIAQGQIFVDGQPAKAEQLIEKNQRLAYHREPWEEPDAPLDYEIVHAEEDFLIIDKPSGLPVLPGGFFLENTLLHQLRKHFPNETPIPIHRLGRGTSGLMILGRSPLGKQHLSQQIRLHKITKIYRALIPAGDYPDQLTITTPIGKVPHPVIGKLHAVHPEGKPSHSEMTVLERHPETSLVAVNIKTGRPHQIRIHMAAIGFPLLGDPLYAPGGLPKIATPPEKTALPGDCGYFLHATELKFLHPKTLKTQSFYSPPQFNSQEIAEKFRKT
- a CDS encoding AbrB/MazE/SpoVT family DNA-binding domain-containing protein; amino-acid sequence: MSEAIKTRLVKIGNSQGIRIPKLLLEQSGIRDDVEIQVYEGQLIIRPVKSVREGWEDAFQTMHDNRDDALVDEVTETLWESDEWEWQ
- a CDS encoding type II toxin-antitoxin system PemK/MazF family toxin, translated to MAVNRFDVFLVNLDPTVGSEIKKTRPCLIISPDEMNRKIATVIIAPMTTRGRTYPTRVSCRFQGKSGQIILDQIRTIDKTRLVKKLGKITTTTQQQVLSILAELFAP
- a CDS encoding S-methyl-5'-thioadenosine phosphorylase, yielding MADIKIGIIGGSGLYKMEALQDVEEIAIETPFGDPSDKFVTGTLDGTPVVFLPRHGRGHHLLPTELPFRANIYALKTLGVEYIISASAVGSLKAECKPVDMVIPDQFIDRTRHRTDTFFGEGIVAHIAFGDPICLDLAKVLGDAVEESKLEGVDLHRGGTYICMEGPAFSTKAESNLYRSWGASIIGMTNLQEAKLAREAEIAYATLALVTDYDCWHPDHDSVTVEMVIGNLQKNAMNAQKVIRSVVAKLATNPPKSVAHDALKYAILTPKDNVPDETKTKLAAILSKYFD